A single genomic interval of Mycolicibacterium holsaticum DSM 44478 = JCM 12374 harbors:
- a CDS encoding class I SAM-dependent methyltransferase, protein MTNEGVNLTASRASGRVSYRDIETLWKGYDEYVRELALREGAQHIAELGGGANPVLADADRWGFAAHRIVVDISAEELAKAGGDVETRVLDLCQPVQDGREMYDVVFSKMLCEHVPDGHAFHRNCFDLLRPGGLAVHYFPTLYTLPFVLNRLIPEQAARTLLRKIQPGRIDDPKHDKFPAYYRWTTGPTKRAIRRFESVGFELEQWHGAFGHHYYHLVKPLDALEKAKSRFLLKHPVPALTSFAVVALRKPA, encoded by the coding sequence ATGACTAACGAAGGCGTCAATTTGACGGCGTCCCGCGCGAGCGGACGTGTTAGCTACCGCGATATCGAAACGCTGTGGAAAGGCTACGACGAATACGTCCGCGAGCTGGCGTTGCGCGAGGGTGCCCAACACATCGCCGAACTGGGCGGCGGGGCCAACCCGGTCCTTGCCGACGCGGACCGATGGGGGTTCGCCGCGCACCGCATCGTCGTCGACATCTCGGCCGAGGAGCTGGCGAAGGCCGGCGGCGACGTCGAAACCCGGGTTCTGGACCTGTGCCAGCCCGTGCAGGACGGTCGCGAAATGTACGACGTGGTGTTCTCCAAGATGTTGTGCGAGCACGTGCCCGACGGGCATGCGTTCCATCGGAACTGCTTCGATCTGCTGCGCCCCGGCGGCCTGGCGGTGCACTACTTCCCGACCCTGTACACGCTGCCGTTCGTGCTGAACCGGCTGATCCCCGAACAGGCCGCACGCACGCTGCTGCGCAAGATCCAGCCCGGGCGCATCGACGACCCCAAGCACGACAAGTTCCCGGCCTACTACCGCTGGACCACCGGCCCCACCAAGCGCGCGATTCGGCGCTTCGAGAGCGTCGGGTTCGAGCTCGAGCAGTGGCACGGCGCCTTCGGCCATCACTACTACCACCTGGTCAAACCGCTGGACGCCCTGGAGAAGGCCAAGTCCCGGTTCCTGCTCAAACACCCGGTGCCCGCGCTGACCAGCTTCGCCGTCGTCGCGCTGCGCAAGCCTGCTTAA
- a CDS encoding acyl-CoA carboxylase subunit beta → MTSVSEHSAEPDATHEIDIHTTAGKLADLRKRAQETLHPVGEAAVEKIHAKGKLTARERILALLDEGSFVELDALARHRSTNFGLESKRPLGDGVVTGYGTIDGREVCIFSQDASVFGGSLGEVYGEKIVKVQELATKTGRPLIGINDGAGARIQEGVVSLGLYSRIFYNNIQASGVVPQISLIMGAAAGGHVYSPALTDFVVMVDQTSQMFITGPDVIKTVTGEDVTMEELGGAHTHMSKSGTAHYVASGEQDAFDYVRDLLSYLPSNNYADPPRFPAPVPEGAIEDNLIDEDLELDTLIPDSPNQPYDMHTVITRILDDDEFLEVQSGYATNIVVGFGRVEGRPVGIVANQPTQFAGCLDINASEKAARFIRTCDCFNIPIVMLVDVPGFLPGTDQEYNGIIRRGAKLLYAYGEATVAKITVITRKAYGGAYCVMGSKDMGADVCVAWPTAQIAVMGASGAVGFVYRQELAEAAKKGEDVDALRLQLQQQYEDTLVNPYIAAERGYVDAVIPPSHTRGYVGTALRLLERKISQVPPKKHGNIPL, encoded by the coding sequence ATGACGAGCGTTTCCGAGCATTCCGCCGAACCAGACGCAACGCACGAGATCGACATCCACACCACCGCCGGCAAGCTGGCCGACCTGCGCAAGCGCGCGCAGGAGACGCTGCACCCCGTGGGTGAGGCGGCGGTGGAGAAGATCCACGCCAAGGGCAAACTGACCGCCCGCGAACGCATCCTGGCGCTTCTCGACGAGGGATCGTTCGTCGAACTCGACGCGTTGGCGCGCCACCGCAGCACCAACTTCGGACTGGAGAGCAAGCGCCCGCTCGGCGACGGCGTGGTGACCGGCTACGGCACCATCGACGGCCGCGAGGTGTGCATCTTCAGCCAGGACGCTTCGGTGTTCGGCGGCAGCCTCGGCGAGGTGTACGGCGAGAAGATCGTCAAGGTTCAGGAGCTGGCCACCAAGACCGGCCGCCCGCTGATCGGCATCAACGACGGCGCCGGCGCCCGCATCCAGGAGGGTGTGGTCTCGCTGGGCCTGTACAGCCGGATCTTCTACAACAACATCCAGGCCTCCGGCGTGGTCCCGCAGATCTCGCTGATCATGGGTGCCGCCGCGGGCGGGCACGTGTACTCCCCCGCGCTCACCGACTTCGTCGTCATGGTCGACCAGACCAGCCAGATGTTCATCACCGGACCCGACGTGATCAAGACCGTCACCGGTGAGGACGTCACGATGGAGGAGCTCGGCGGCGCGCACACCCACATGTCGAAATCGGGCACCGCGCACTACGTGGCCTCCGGTGAGCAGGACGCCTTCGATTACGTCCGCGACCTGCTGTCCTACCTGCCATCCAACAACTACGCCGACCCGCCGCGCTTCCCGGCCCCGGTGCCCGAGGGCGCAATCGAGGACAACCTCATCGACGAGGACCTCGAGCTGGACACGCTGATTCCGGACTCGCCGAACCAGCCCTACGACATGCACACGGTGATCACCCGGATCCTCGACGACGACGAGTTCCTCGAGGTCCAGTCCGGCTACGCGACCAACATCGTCGTCGGGTTCGGCCGTGTCGAGGGCCGGCCGGTCGGCATCGTGGCCAACCAGCCCACCCAGTTCGCCGGCTGCCTGGACATCAACGCCTCCGAGAAGGCGGCGCGGTTCATCCGCACCTGCGACTGCTTCAACATCCCGATCGTCATGCTCGTCGACGTGCCGGGCTTCCTGCCGGGCACCGACCAGGAGTACAACGGCATCATCCGGCGCGGCGCCAAGCTGCTCTACGCCTACGGCGAGGCCACCGTGGCCAAGATCACGGTGATCACCCGAAAGGCCTACGGCGGCGCCTACTGCGTGATGGGGTCCAAGGACATGGGCGCCGACGTCTGCGTGGCCTGGCCGACGGCGCAGATCGCGGTGATGGGCGCCTCGGGTGCGGTCGGCTTCGTGTACCGCCAGGAGCTGGCCGAGGCCGCCAAGAAGGGTGAAGACGTCGACGCCCTCCGGCTGCAGCTGCAGCAGCAGTACGAGGACACCTTGGTCAACCCCTACATCGCCGCCGAGCGCGGCTACGTGGATGCGGTGATCCCGCCGTCGCACACCCGCGGTTACGTGGGCACCGCGCTGCGGCTGCTGGAACGCAAGATCAGCCAGGTGCCGCCGAAGAAGCACGGGAATATTCCACTGTGA
- a CDS encoding acyl-CoA carboxylase epsilon subunit, with protein MSGANEVSEAVGADPHAHEAHIQVVSGKPTAEELAALLAVLAGASGAPAEPREQEQNLWGHPVDRLRYATFSWQKVTLVERTHMRR; from the coding sequence GTGAGCGGGGCGAACGAGGTGAGCGAGGCCGTGGGTGCGGACCCGCACGCGCACGAGGCGCACATCCAGGTGGTGTCGGGTAAACCGACCGCCGAGGAACTGGCGGCGCTGCTCGCCGTGCTCGCGGGCGCGTCGGGCGCCCCCGCCGAGCCGCGCGAGCAGGAGCAGAACCTGTGGGGCCATCCCGTTGACCGGCTGCGCTACGCCACCTTCAGCTGGCAGAAGGTGACGTTGGTGGAACGGACCCACATGCGCCGATGA